Proteins from a single region of Roseburia sp. 831b:
- a CDS encoding SDR family NAD(P)-dependent oxidoreductase, with the protein MNRVAMITGSSRGMGKAEAYEFASRGYDVIVHYVNSKEAAENISEDIKKKYGVKTAVIKADLAKESEVRELASKALEVFGRVDVLVNNAGIALYDEFQKKTVQGFEQSMQVNLYAPFLLTQILGAEMVKNKYGKIVNIATIDVMTTYNAESAEYDASKAALISLTKTSSLQFAPYVNVNCVCPGWVATDMNKDLPQELLDYQASKTCKGRMAKPEEVAKLVAFLASDDAEFIDGEVIKIDGGYKLM; encoded by the coding sequence ATGAATAGAGTAGCAATGATTACAGGATCAAGCAGAGGAATGGGGAAGGCAGAAGCCTATGAGTTTGCATCAAGAGGATATGATGTTATTGTTCATTATGTGAATAGCAAAGAGGCAGCAGAAAATATCAGTGAAGATATAAAGAAAAAGTATGGTGTGAAAACAGCAGTGATAAAGGCTGACCTTGCAAAAGAGAGCGAGGTCAGAGAACTGGCATCGAAGGCTTTAGAGGTGTTTGGAAGAGTAGATGTGCTTGTAAACAATGCGGGGATTGCGCTGTATGATGAGTTTCAAAAGAAAACAGTACAGGGATTTGAACAGTCCATGCAGGTAAATTTGTATGCACCATTTTTACTTACGCAAATTCTTGGAGCAGAAATGGTAAAAAACAAATATGGAAAGATTGTAAATATTGCAACCATAGATGTTATGACGACATACAATGCGGAAAGTGCGGAATATGATGCGTCAAAGGCAGCGCTTATCAGTCTTACCAAGACATCTTCTTTGCAGTTTGCACCTTATGTAAACGTAAACTGTGTGTGCCCGGGCTGGGTGGCAACCGATATGAATAAGGATTTACCACAGGAATTATTAGATTATCAGGCTTCCAAAACATGCAAGGGACGTATGGCGAAACCGGAAGAAGTGGCAAAGCTGGTTGCATTTCTGGCAAGTGATGATGCAGAATTTATTGATGGTGAAGTCATTAAAATTGATGGCGGATATAAGTTAATGTAA
- a CDS encoding beta-L-arabinofuranosidase domain-containing protein, with translation MKSLKLSEVRLTEGLFKEREKINRDYLMELDNRALLQNFYLEAGIMLPGLQQISDPDDTYIHWGWESPTCQLRGHFLGHWMSAAAHLAVINKDRELEAKLYTIVDELKICQKANGGQWIGSIPEKYMKRLENKEYIWSPQYTLHKTLMGLLDTYECTGYEAALELLDHASDWYVDWVKYLKDKPEVVVKGEAGGMLEIWARLYGITRKEKYLKLADAYSVYSDFALLAKGEDALTDNHANASIPEAHGAACMYEVTGDEKWLKLALAFWKQAKRDREAYATGGQNAGEFWIPPHHFYEAISERTQEFCTMYNMVRLAEYLYRFTGKREYSDYIERILYNAFLAQQNKVTGMPTYFLPLRYGSRKQWGNKTRSFWCCTGTMVQAQTLYASLIYYKDEEKRKVSVEQYINSEASFALNQEKVSIRQEVDMTYCSGALFGEEKNRKTKSRWSFKFTVSSSDVMELSFRIPVWANGCIAINGEVINTGEEYYSITKKFDEEEISVVFFSHLLGEGLSDNENVTAILDGPIVLAAIGEEGKHFCLDGRSIEEALTPFVEHTYEAYPWQQSSYKSSHNGTETMFLPVYEVTDEVYTVYIRK, from the coding sequence ATGAAGTCATTAAAATTATCAGAGGTAAGACTGACAGAGGGGCTTTTTAAGGAGAGAGAGAAGATAAACAGAGATTACTTAATGGAACTGGATAACAGGGCATTGCTCCAGAATTTTTATCTGGAAGCCGGAATCATGCTTCCGGGATTACAACAGATTTCGGACCCGGATGACACGTATATCCATTGGGGATGGGAATCACCTACCTGTCAGCTGCGGGGACATTTCCTAGGTCATTGGATGTCAGCGGCTGCACATCTTGCAGTCATCAACAAAGACCGGGAATTAGAGGCAAAACTATACACAATTGTTGATGAATTGAAAATATGTCAAAAGGCAAATGGCGGGCAGTGGATAGGCTCCATTCCAGAAAAATATATGAAGCGTTTGGAAAATAAGGAGTATATCTGGTCGCCTCAATATACGCTTCATAAGACGTTGATGGGGTTGTTGGATACATACGAATGCACCGGCTATGAGGCTGCACTTGAATTATTAGACCATGCATCCGACTGGTATGTCGACTGGGTAAAATACTTAAAGGATAAGCCTGAGGTCGTCGTAAAAGGGGAAGCAGGTGGAATGCTTGAAATATGGGCAAGACTGTATGGGATTACCAGGAAGGAAAAATATCTTAAGTTAGCAGATGCTTACAGCGTTTACAGTGATTTTGCGCTTCTTGCAAAAGGAGAAGATGCATTGACCGATAATCATGCGAATGCTTCCATTCCGGAAGCGCATGGAGCTGCATGTATGTATGAGGTGACCGGGGATGAAAAATGGTTGAAGCTTGCTCTCGCGTTTTGGAAACAGGCAAAAAGGGACAGGGAAGCTTATGCGACCGGTGGACAAAATGCGGGTGAATTCTGGATTCCGCCACATCATTTTTATGAGGCAATCAGCGAGAGAACGCAGGAATTTTGTACCATGTATAACATGGTTCGTCTGGCAGAGTATCTGTATCGTTTTACCGGAAAAAGAGAGTATAGCGATTATATTGAACGCATTTTATACAATGCCTTTTTGGCGCAGCAGAATAAAGTGACCGGAATGCCAACTTATTTTCTTCCATTAAGATACGGCAGCCGTAAACAATGGGGAAATAAGACCAGAAGTTTCTGGTGCTGTACCGGAACTATGGTTCAGGCACAGACATTATATGCATCCCTCATTTATTATAAGGATGAGGAAAAGAGAAAGGTTTCCGTTGAACAATATATCAATTCAGAAGCTTCGTTTGCACTAAATCAGGAAAAAGTGTCCATCCGACAGGAAGTGGATATGACATATTGTTCTGGAGCCTTGTTTGGAGAGGAGAAAAATAGAAAAACAAAATCCAGATGGTCCTTTAAGTTTACCGTCAGTTCCTCGGATGTCATGGAATTAAGTTTTCGAATTCCGGTCTGGGCAAATGGGTGTATTGCAATCAATGGGGAGGTGATAAACACCGGGGAAGAATACTATTCCATAACGAAAAAATTTGACGAAGAAGAAATTTCGGTTGTATTTTTTTCACATCTTCTGGGAGAAGGGTTATCTGATAATGAGAATGTGACTGCTATTCTCGATGGCCCGATTGTTTTAGCAGCAATTGGAGAGGAAGGCAAGCATTTTTGCTTAGATGGAAGAAGCATAGAAGAAGCGCTCACTCCTTTTGTGGAGCATACTTATGAGGCATATCCATGGCAGCAAAGCAGTTACAAATCCTCACACAATGGAACAGAAACGATGTTCCTTCCGGTGTATGAGGTCACAGATGAGGTATATACGGTTTATATCAGAAAATAA